The following coding sequences are from one Leishmania braziliensis MHOM/BR/75/M2904 complete genome, chromosome 36 window:
- a CDS encoding a44l protein-like protein: MIADHPEQLDPALLRPGRLTTHLRFDYIELDDLLRLCGLFFGAEYSEASSTLTTTGEANLHRQRDGYSNGRMVTSPATPPQQVHDGLLETTERHRAEPQSPIARVLKEKTNDAGLLQRQGLGFSASMTDAKIKERVLRQLSLKQAAQVCSCISTLEEEASSQAPQARENTAYNFLITPAHVHHLCMHAANLNGFLDALSAYIRNGSECDTCDRGDAN; the protein is encoded by the coding sequence ATGATTGCCGATCACCCGGAGCAACTCGACCCGGCACTGCTTCGACCTGGGCGGCTCACCACACATCTCCGGTTTGACTACATCGAACTGGACGACCTGCTCCGCCTCTGCGGGCTCTTCTTCGGCGCCGAGTACAGCGAGGCTTCGAGTACCCTGACCACCACTGGCGAGGCGAACCTCcacaggcagagagacgGCTACAGCAATGGTCGCATGGTGACATCTCCCGCGACGCCGCCCCAGCAAGTTCACGATGGGTTGCTGGAGACGACTGAACGCCACCGCGCCGAGCCGCAATCGCCTATCGCACGCGTTttgaaagaaaaaacgaaCGATGCAGGTCttctgcagcggcagggtCTGGGGTTCTCCGCGTCGATGACCGATGCCAAAATCAAGGAACGGGTTCTCCGTCAACTCTCTCTGAAGCAAGCGGCCCAGGTGTGCTCATGCATCTCAACcttggaggaggaagcaTCTTCGCAAGCCCCTCAAGCGCGCGAGAACACCGCGTATAACTTCTTGATAACCCCCGCGCATGTGCATCACCTGTGCATGCATGCCGCTAATCTGAACGGATTCCTTGACGCCCTTTCTGCCTATATTCGAAACGGGAGCGAGTGCGACACTTGCGATCGGGGCGACGCAAACTAA
- a CDS encoding putative ras-like small GTPases, whose product MSNDMLALPKVLLMGLRKSGKSSIQKVVFEGMQPHDSATLATTVQPEKSTVHSNDFVNFEVWDFPGQNDPFDPSNASRYDVNQLLENCGAIVYVLDCRELIDDARARLLDTINAAYRYNPELCIEVFIHKVDALSEDHQADLLASLQRRVEEEAKQLLENVQPLRLNFNLTSIYDHSVFQAFSLVVQKLIKCKMPYITELLQMLNSNSNIDLSYLFLSHSKIYVAVDERNRLKSRTYDLCSDAIEVVVKMSRIYTRAGDGAAAGAKDASADSGHTLAASPANDATTVLAYGSADGYASDVSDLYRGANAVIQLSSEDCIYVRELPSSLTLVLMMKQTHLENRALIDRNVDIFYKAAFDIFNTSAS is encoded by the coding sequence ATGTCCAACGATATGCTTGCCTTACCCAAGGTGCTGCTTATGGGGCTCCGCAAGTCAGGGAAAAGTAGCATCCAAAAGGTCGTCTTTGAAGGTATGCAACCGCACGACTCGGCCACTTTGGCAACCACCGTGCAGCCAGAGAAGAGCACCGTGCACTCGAACGACTTCGTGAATTTTGAGGTGTGGGACTTTCCCGGCCAGAATGACCCATTCGATCCCAGCAACGCCAGCCGCTATGACGTGAATCAGCTTCTCGAAAACTGTGGCGCGATTGTGTATGTGCTGGACTGCCGCGAGCTCATCGACGACGCCCGTGCGCGGCTGCTCGACACAATCAACGCTGCATACCGGTACAATCCTGAGTTGTGCATTGAGGTGTTTATTCACAAAGTCGACGCTCTGAGTGAAGACCACCAGGCCGACCTGCTGGCGAGCCTGCAGCGgcgtgtggaggaggaagctaAGCAGTTACTGGAGAATGTGCAGCCGCTACGTCTGAACTTCAATCTCACCTCCATCTACGACCACTCCGTCTTCCAGGCCTTCTCGCTGGTGGTGCAGAAGCTCATCAAGTGCAAAATGCCGTATATCACAGAGCTCCTGCAGATGCTCAACTCGAACAGCAATATCGACCTCTCCTATCTCTTCCTTAGCCACTCCAAAATATACGTCGCAGTGGACGAGCGCAACCGCCTCAAGTCTCGAACCTATGACCTTTGCAGCGATGCCATTGAAGTCGTAGTGAAGATGAGTCGCATTTACACCCGTGCAggagacggcgccgccgcaggcGCGAAAGATGCCTCGGCGGACTCGGGACACACTTTGGCTGCCTCGCCTGCCAACGACGCCACCACTGTCTTGGCTTATGGCAGCGCAGACGGATACGCCTCTGACGTGTCCGACTTGTACCGCGGCGCGAATGCAGTGATACAGCTAAGCAGCGAAGACTGCATCTACGTCCGCGAATTGCCGAGCTCCTTAACGTTGGTGCTCATGATGAAGCAGACACACCTCGAGAACCGCGCGTTGATTGACCGAAACGTGGACATATTCTACAAGGCCGCCTTTGACATCTTCAACACGAGCGCATCCTAG
- a CDS encoding putative choline/ethanolamine phosphotransferase (CEPT), giving the protein MPPKMTARRKSLNPLENEYIPPAYLPNLKKYKYSSTDFSIMSRYVLQRYWNFLVNLVPMTVAPNCITFTGFLIGMSSAVMLLYFFFFEEGVYPSWSLYYASFALFTYQTLDAIDGKQARRTGTGSPLGELFDHGCDAFLTPFVLLNVSLVTYMTPVERFWLLSFSSFSLFTIIWEQFSTGVFVLGYVNGPTEGIILNCVLFIVSGVYGESIWDTPAVGPYDVAYPPALAWLFPGSSGVVHIESIRSVLFLIFLIFCLFTILTNVIHVVVRPTVHDSKVTPMLAAVPILSMTALMVHVSVVFSNLKVHFPFALEMSYGLLVSITVTRLTLARLSLMPYKTTNWHIVLLFIALTTASVLHYAGNASVPHEVVERVLGWSLTGLSVFAAVQYGHMILSAFTQIARYLNISIMSIKPKKSD; this is encoded by the coding sequence ATGCCCCCCAAGATGACTGCTCGCCGTAAGAGCCTCAACCCACTCGAAAACGAGTACATCCCGCCTGCGTATTTGCCCAACTTGAAGAAGTACAAGTACTCTAGCACAGACTTCTCAATCATGAGCCGGTATGTGCTGCAGCGATACTGGAACTTTTTGGTGAATCTTGTGCCCATGACCGTCGCGCCAAATTGCATTACCTTCACCGGGTTTCTCATCGGCATGTCTTCAGCGGTCATGCTGCTGtatttcttcttctttgaaGAGGGCGTGTACCCCAGTTGGTCTCTATACTACGCCTCTTTCGCACTCTTCACCTACCAAACCCTAGACGCAATTGATGGCAAGCAGGCGCGGCGCACCGGCACTGGTAGCCCGCTCGGCGAACTATTCGACCACGGCTGTGACGCCTTCCTCACCCCGTTTGTGTTGTTGAATGTGAGTCTTGTTACCTACATGACACCAGTGGAGCGCTTCTGGCTGTTGTCCTTCTCATCCTTCAGCCTGTTTACCATCATCTGGGAGCAGTTCAGCACGGGGGTATTCGTCCTTGGCTACGTCAATGGCCCAACGGAGGGCATCATCCTCAACTGCGTGCTCTTCATCGTCTCGGGCGTGTATGGCGAGTCCATCTGGGATACGCCGGCTGTGGGACCGTACGACGTGGCGTACCCGCCAGCGTTGGCGTGGCTCTTCCCTGGAAGCAGCGGTGTTGTTCACATCGAGTCTATCCGAAGTGTCCTCTTTCTCATATTTCTGATCTTCTGCCTTTTCACAATTCTCACGAATGTGATACACGTGGTGGTTCGTCCAACAGTGCACGATTCAAAGGTGACGCCCATGCTTGCAGCAGTTCCAATCCTCTCCATGACGGCGCTTATGGTTCATGTGTCCGTGGTGTTCTCCAATTTGAAGGTACACTTTCCATTTGCGCTGGAGATGAGCTACGGCCTGCTGGTTTCAATTACAGTAACGCGGCTGACGCTGGCGCGGCTTAGCCTCATGCCTTACAAGACTACAAATTGGCACATAGTTCTTCTCTTCATTGCCCTGACAACGGCGTCGGTGTTGCACTACGCTGGTAATGCTTCAGTGCCGCACGAGGTGGTCGAGAGGGTGCTTGGTTGGTCACTGACGGGGCTGTCTGTTTTCGCTGCCGTGCAATACGGCCATATGATTCTCTCCGCGTTCACCCAGATCGCCCGCTACCTCAATATCTCTATCATGTCCATCAAACCGAAGAAGTCGGATTAG
- a CDS encoding putative kinetoplast DNA-associated protein: MFRAVRLLRGVSPFSVFLMDQKNNPSLQGVSIAKRGKILSKMYKELSLRQRRDLQKRAQVHPNLRKAKHHRPPRKTEFAEFVRKNYNVVKGLNYRKRFSALSQLYELHKPIEVQVAKALKDRNAKKVTSAKAAVKKAAAKSKAAKVPRAKKAAPKKAATKKASRKK; this comes from the coding sequence ATGTTCCGCGCAGTGCGTCTTCTCCGCGGCGTTAGCCCCTTTTCCGTCTTCCTGATGGACCAGAAGAACAACCCGTCACTGCAAGGCGTGTCGATTGCAAAGCGCGGCAAGATACTGTCCAAGATGTACAAGGAGCTTTCGCtacggcagcgccgtgatTTGCAGAAGAGGGCGCAGGTGCACCCAAACCTGCGCAAGGCGAAGCACCATAGGCCGCCGCGCAAGACGGAATTTGCGGAGTTTGTGCGGAAGAACTACAACGTGGTGAAGGGCCTCAACTACCGCAAGCGGTTCTCTGCCTTGTCTCAGTTGTACGAGCTCCACAAGCCGATCGAAGTGCAGGTGGCGAAGGCGCTTAAGGACAGGAATGCCAAGAAGGTGACCTCGGCCAAGGCGGCAGTGAAAAAGGCCGCCGCCAAGTCAAAGGCGGCCAAGGTACCCAGGGCCAAGAAGGCCGCCCCCAAGAAGGCCGCCACCAAGAAGGCTTCCAGAAAGAAGTAG